AAATAAGTATAAAAATTTCTTTCAAGGGATAGATTTTGATGTAGATGAACTCTGGAAAGAAAAAAATTTTTTACCTGAATCTGAAATATTAAAATTTGCAGGTGTTGTAGAAAATGAAGGTAATTTGATAGGATATGTATATATAGGAAATCAATTAATAAAATTGAAAAATGGAGAAATAAAAAACGATAAACGGGTTATAAAAATATTTAAAGATGGTATATTGTTATATGACAATAACAAAAAAAGATTTGAGGTGTTGAGATGAAAAAATTATACATACCATTTATTCTTTTTTTGATGATGTATATAAATTTATTTTCATATAAAATAATTATTGATCAAGTGGAAAATACAACAATTATTAAAATTACCAATATTTTAACATCTCTTGAGATGTTTAACAGAGAAAATATATATAAATGCATATTTTCAGATAATATAAAATTTGAGGATAAAACTATGGAGATTTATCGTGGGCCTGTAAAAAAAATTCATACATATAATAATATTATTGAATTTGAAACGATATTTCCTGTTAATAAGGGAGATATAAAAATCAATAAACTGGATAATAAAAATTTGGAAATAATTGTAAAAGGATTTGGTGAAATAGGAGATAAAGATTATTATTTTAAAAAGATATTGATAAAGGATATTCTTGAAATGGTATTGGATGAAGTAAAGTTGAATAGGTATTATATAGATCCAGTTCCAGAAAAGTATATTTCTTTAACACTGAAAAAGTTTTATCCAGAAGATATTTTCAGAATATTAATTCAAAAAAGCGGATTAAAGTATTTTTATATAGATGAAAATAACATACTTTTTTCAAAGTTAAATATTGAAAAAACAGCTTTTCCAATAATTGTTCGCGAAAATAATGCGAATACCAAAAAGGAAGAGTATATTTATAGCTTAATAGAATCTAACATACCTGATTTTTTGGGATTAATCAGGTTTATGGGAATAAAAGGAATTAAAGTAAATGAAAATGTATATCTTATATACGCAACAAACGAAAAAACAGAACAGATAAAAAAAATAAATCATGCAATAGAAGTGATATATCCTGAAAAGAATGGAGAGATACATTTAAAAAAAGTTGAAAAAAATGGAGAAAACTCCGCAAAAATGCAGAAATCAGACGAAATATATAAAGTTGATATAATAAAAAGCAATTATGATTTGAGAAAATTAGAAGCTTTTTTTGATGTGGAAATTTCGCAAATTGCAACAACATTATATCTGGTTAAAGGGGAAAAAATAGAAAAACTTAAAGAAATACTGAAAAAAATAGAAAATATTAATATTAATTATAATAATAAAAAAAGTAATAATATAAATAATAAAAATAACATTAAAATTGAAATAATAGAGTCAAAATTAGATTTATTACCTTTTAATAAAATTTTTAAAGATACTATAATTCAAAAGATAGAAAAAAATTATATAATAAGAGGGAAAGAAGAAGATATAGGCATTATAAAAGATTATATAGAAAAATTCGAAAATGAAGAAGAGATTTCCGATGAATCAGATGAAGCGACAGATGTAAAAGCAGATATTTCATTACTGAAACAGGGTATAATTAATAAAAATAAAGAAAAAAATGAAACAATTTCTCTGTATAAAATTATTGAAAAATTTGCAAAAGAAAAAAATTACAGTTTGATAAATAATGATGATTTAAAAGCTATTTCGGTGTATAATTATAATGTAGATTATTCAAATAAAAAAAATATTGAATATCTTTTAAATGAATATAATTATATATTGGAAGATAAAGAAGGGATTTTGATAATAAAAAGCAAAATCCCAGAGGTTATATCAATAGAAATATCTATAATCGATTCTTCGATTTTAGAAGAAACAATAAGGAAAATAGAGAACAGGTTTAATTCTAAAGATATAGTGGCATCTTTAAATAATGGAATAATTACACCACAGTTATATGCTGAAATTATTGAGGCGGTATTTGATGTAAAAAACATTAACTCAAAATCAAATTCGCAACTATTATCTAAACCCAAAATAATAGTAAAATCTGGAAGTAAAGCTATGTTTAAATCTGTTTATAGAGTACCTATAGTAAATGAGTCTTCTATACAGTATATAGAAAGTGGATTGTTTCTTGAAATAGAACCGAGATATAATAAATATCAGGATTTAATAGATTTAGATTTATCTTTAAAAGTCAGTGAACCGGAAAAATCTTCAATATCTAAATATAATGCGGAAACATCACGCGAATTAAAAACAAAGATGTTAATAAAAAATGGTTATGTTGGAGTTATTGGTGGATTAAAATTATTAAAAAAGGAAAAATTAAATACCGGAGTCCCGTTTTTAAAAGATATCCCTTTTTTGGGCGAATTGTTTAAAACAACAGAAGAGAGAAATCGAGAATATAATTTGACATTGTTTATTTGGCCAAAACTAACAGGATATGGAGGCGAATAAAATGAGATATCCTGTAGTGGCTGGAACATTTTATCCTGCTGATTATGAAGAATTAAAAAAACAAATTTCATCTTTTTTTGAAAGATTTGAAGAGATTGAAATACCTGAAAAATCAATTGACTTAACGGGATTAATTGTTCCGCATGCTGGTTATGTTTTTTCAGGACAAACAGCGGCATATGGATATTATGAATTGATGAAAAAAGGAAAAGTAAAAACAGCAATAATTATTGGACCTAATCATACAGGTGTAGGTCCATCTTTGTCGGTATATCCAGAAGGTTCATGGTTAACCCCGTTTGGAACCATAGATGTGGATACGGAAATTTCTAATTTTATATTATCTGAATTGAGAATCAAAGGAGATATTATAGCTCATGAATATGAGCATTCTATAGAAGTGCAATTGCCGTTTTTGCAATATTTATATGGAAATGATTTTAAAATAGTTCCTATAATAATGGGAGTTCAAACATTAGAAATGTCGAAAAAGTTAAGTAAAGTTATAAAAAAATTTGCTAAAGATGGTGTGGTTATAATTGCATCAAGTGATTTAAATCATTATGAAAATCATGAAGTAACCCTGGAAAAGGGAAATTTTATTATAGAAGCCTTAAAAGAAAAATCGCCTGAAAAGGTATATGAGTATATAAAAAAATATAATATAACAGCATGTGGATTTGGAGCAATAAATACATTATTATATACAGGATTTGAAAATGTAAGAATATTACATCATACAACAAGTGGAGAAATATTTGGAGATTATGAAAGAACCGTTGGATATCTTTCGGCTATACTCGAATAAATAAAAATAACGGAGGTGTTATTTATGATTATAGAAACAGATCTCGGAACAGTGACCATAAAACCGGAAGTATTTAATGAAATAGTATATAGAGCAGCACTTGAATCATATGGTACTGTAGATATTGGAAAAGGTGGTTTATTAAATAAATTGGCATCTGTATTACAAAAGCCACAGGAAAAAGGTGTAGAAGTAATTGAAGAGGATAATAAGGTAACTGTAAATCTTTATATTTATATGGAATATGGTCTTCCTTTAAAAAGGGTTGCTGCTAATGCCCAGGAAAATGTCTATCATCGTATAAAGGAAGCTCTGGGGGATGTAGACGTAACAGTAAATGTAAAAGTAGTAGGAATAAAAATTTAAAGAGGTGAAAACATGAAGGAATTACATGCAAAGGATTTTTATATAGCATTTAAAAAAGCAGCAGAAACCCTTATAGTGAAAAAAGATGAAATAAATGCATTAAATGTATTTCCTGTTCCGGACGGGGATACAGGTTCAAATATGTCATCGGGTATGCTTGAAGCATGTGAATGGCTTGATAAGACTAAGAATAAAAATAAAATGAAAGATATAATGAAAAATATGAGAGATGGATTGTTAATGGGAGCCAGAGGAAACTCTGGAGTTATCTTATCTCAAATCTTTAGAGGTTTTACAGAAACCCTTGAAGATAAAGAAGTTGTAACTACAAAAGATTTTATAGAAGCTTTGAAAAAAGCGAAAGAGGTTGCATATCATGCGGTTATTAAGCCTGTTGAAGGTACAATGCTAACATTGATTAGAAAACTCGCAGAAAGAGCAGAAGAAGAATTATCTGATATAGAAGATTTTGAAGAGTTTATAAACAGATTATATGAAATTTCAGAAGAAATAGTAGAAGAAACTCCAAAATACTTAAAAAAATTAAGAGAAGCTAATGTTGTAGATGCTGGTGCAAAAGGGCTTAGCTATATAATAAAAGGTTTTAGAGATGCTATAAATGGAGATACTGAAGTAGATTTAAAGAATATAGAAAGTGCTTCAGCTGAAGAGATTAAAGAAATTGCATACGAAGAAATAAAATTCCAGTATTGTACAGAATGTGTTTTGAAATTAAATGATCCGGATATTTCAAAGGAAGAATTGGATAAAATAAGAGCATTTCTTGAAGAATTAGGTGACTCTATAGTGCTGGTTCATCAGGGAGATTTCTTAAAAACACATGTACATACAAATCATCCTGGAAAGGTTTTTGAAGAATTTTTATTATATGGAGAACTATATAAGGTAAAAGTTGATAATATGAAGGTACAACATGAACATGTAACTGAAACATATACTGCCGAAAATACTACAGATAATACAGAAGAACAAAATGAAGTTTTTGAAACAAATAATGAAAATTGGGGAATAATAACCGTTTCTCCGGGAGACGGATTGACTCAGATATTTAAGAGTTTAGGTGTTGATATGGTAATATTTGGTGGCCAAACAATGAATCCAAGTGTAAAGGATTTCATGGAAGCCATAGAAAAATTGCCACAAAAGAAGATATTAATATTGCCAAATAATCCAAATATTATACTTACAGCAGAAAAAGTTGCAGATATGGTTGAAGATAAAGAAGTATTGGTTGTAAAAACAAAGTATATTCAGGAAGGCGTAGCTGCAATGCTTGCATTTGATGATACAATGGAAAAGGACGAATTAAAAGAGGCAATTGAGTCTGAAATCTCAGCAGTTGTTCCTATTCAAGTAACATATGCAGTTAGAGATTCTGAAATAGCAGGAGAAAGCATTAAAAAAGATGAATATCTGGTATTTGTGGGAAAAGAATTAAAAGCACATGGATTTGATTTAAATGAAGCTGTTTTAAAGGTATTAAGAGAAAAATTGGCTGAAGGATTTGAAATAATGACAATATTCTATGGTCAGGATATAGAACAAAAAACAGCAGAATTAATAGCAAATGAATTAATGGAAGAATTTTCAGATTTAGAGGTTGAAATACACAATGGCGGACAACCTCATTATCCGCTGTTAATTTCACTTGAATAAAGGAGGAACTGACATTGTATATTCAGGATTTAATATTAAAATTAGATAAATTCTGGTCTGAATATGGTTGTGTAATAGAACAACCTTACGATATGGAGATGGGTGCAGGAACTTATCACCCATCAACATTTTTTAGAACATTAGGTGAAAAACCATTTAATGTTGCATTTGTTCAACCGAGTAGAAGACCAACAGATGGAAGATATGGTGAAAATCCAAATAGAATGCAAAGGTTTCATCAATATCAGGTAATATTAAAACCGTCACCAAAGGAATCCCAGGAAATTTATATAGAATCTTTAAAGGCGATAGGAATTAATCCAGATGAACATGATATACGTTTTGTAGAAGATAACTGGGAATCACCTACACTTGGTGCCTGGGGAGTAGGTTGGGAAGTATGGTTAGATGGAATGGAAATTACGCAATTCACATATTTCCAACAAATGGGTGGAGTTTCATTAAAACCTATTTCACTTGAAATTACATATGGAATAGAAAGACTTGCTATGTATTTGCAGGGAAAAGAGAATGTATATGAAACAATGTGGAATAAGTATGTGAAATATGGAGAAATGTTCAAAGAAAATGAAAGACAGTTCTCAATCTTTAATTTTGAAAAAGCAAATATAGAAGTGTTGTATAATCTTTTTGAAACATATAAAAACGAATTTGAGTATCTTATTGAAAATAAATTATATTTACCTGCATATGATTATCTTGTAAAAGCAGCGCATGCGTTTAATTTACTTGATGCAAGAAATGCAATAAGTGTAAATGAAAGACAGAAATATATACTTTTAATTAGAGACATGGCAAGAAAGACAGCACAAACATACCTCGAAGCAATTGGAGGAGAGAATGATGAATAAAAAGTCATTACTTGAAATAGGCGTTGAAGAATTACCTTCAAGTGAATATGAAAATATAATTACTCAGTTATATCAAAATATGGAAGAAGAATTAAAAAAACATAATATATCTTATACAAAGCTGGAAGTTTTCATTGCCCCAAGAAGATTTGGTGTTTATCTTGAAGGTTTACCAGAAAAAGAACCAGACATGATAATGGAAAGAAAAGGACCTGCTAAAAAGGTTTCATTTGATGAAGACGGAAATCCAACAAAACCATATCAGGGTTTTTTAAGATCTCTTGAAGGAACAGAGTATGAAATTGAAGAGAAAGAATTAAAAGGCAATATATATTTATTTGCAAAGATAAAAAAAGCAGGTAGACCTATTTCCGAATCCCTTGCAGAAATATATCCAGCTGTAATAAAAAAATTGAGATTTAAAAAACCAATGAGATGGTCAAATGGTGAATATGAATTTGTTAGACCGGTGCATTGGATAATGGCGTTATTAGATTATGATATAATAGATTTTGAATTGTTCGGAATTAACTCTTCAAGAAGAACTTTCGGGCATAGATTTATGAGTAAAGGCGAAGTATTTATTTCCAGACCTGATGAGTACTTTGACATATTAAGAGAAAATTTTGTAATTGCTAATTACTCAGAAAGAAAAGAAAGAATTAAAGAAGAGTTAGAAAAGGTTGCTGTAAATAATGAATTGGAAATAGAAATGGATGAAGAATTAATAAATGAAATTGCTCAATTAACAGAATATCCGGCAGCTGTTGTGGGAACATTTAACGAAGAATATTTAATGCTTCCAGAGGAAGTAATAAAAATAACAGTTAAACATCATCAAAGAAGTTTTGTTGCAAGAAAAAATGGTAAGATTTCAAATAATTATATAGCATTTCAGGATGGATTAAGTGAAGAAAAAAATGTTGTAAACGGTTATTCGAGGGTTATTAACGCAAGACTTGACGATGCAAAATTCTATTATGATGAAGATTTAAATACACCTGTTGAGGTGTATTTAAAGAAATTAAATCAAATTACATATCAGGCTGGTCTAGGAACATATTTAAATAAAATAAATATAATGATGAAAATTTCAGAATTAATAGC
This is a stretch of genomic DNA from Marinitoga piezophila KA3. It encodes these proteins:
- the glyS gene encoding glycine--tRNA ligase subunit beta, yielding MNKKSLLEIGVEELPSSEYENIITQLYQNMEEELKKHNISYTKLEVFIAPRRFGVYLEGLPEKEPDMIMERKGPAKKVSFDEDGNPTKPYQGFLRSLEGTEYEIEEKELKGNIYLFAKIKKAGRPISESLAEIYPAVIKKLRFKKPMRWSNGEYEFVRPVHWIMALLDYDIIDFELFGINSSRRTFGHRFMSKGEVFISRPDEYFDILRENFVIANYSERKERIKEELEKVAVNNELEIEMDEELINEIAQLTEYPAAVVGTFNEEYLMLPEEVIKITVKHHQRSFVARKNGKISNNYIAFQDGLSEEKNVVNGYSRVINARLDDAKFYYDEDLNTPVEVYLKKLNQITYQAGLGTYLNKINIMMKISELIAKSLDYKNENLIKATELSKIDIPSHIVYEFPELQGAMGRIYLKHHNYSEDVYIVAEEHYKPVEETDTLPLELNSLIVSMADKLYDIVGFFGINKIPTGSKDPFALRRKAYGVLRIIIENNWDIDLEELMRKISELIGVEYKENEISEFFKNRFETYLSRKKISSEVINTVLVNWNKPLRAYLAAEALNEVANSEEFKVFIKTFQRVQNISKKHNSLKYEGRLFKEEAEKQLFEKYLETKGKIEEKLERLSYKEAIDELLTMKDSIDNYFDNVFVMDKDESIRMNRLGFLKNIANLFLEFGDISKLYS
- a CDS encoding Asp23/Gls24 family envelope stress response protein, whose translation is MIIETDLGTVTIKPEVFNEIVYRAALESYGTVDIGKGGLLNKLASVLQKPQEKGVEVIEEDNKVTVNLYIYMEYGLPLKRVAANAQENVYHRIKEALGDVDVTVNVKVVGIKI
- the amrB gene encoding AmmeMemoRadiSam system protein B; its protein translation is MRYPVVAGTFYPADYEELKKQISSFFERFEEIEIPEKSIDLTGLIVPHAGYVFSGQTAAYGYYELMKKGKVKTAIIIGPNHTGVGPSLSVYPEGSWLTPFGTIDVDTEISNFILSELRIKGDIIAHEYEHSIEVQLPFLQYLYGNDFKIVPIIMGVQTLEMSKKLSKVIKKFAKDGVVIIASSDLNHYENHEVTLEKGNFIIEALKEKSPEKVYEYIKKYNITACGFGAINTLLYTGFENVRILHHTTSGEIFGDYERTVGYLSAILE
- a CDS encoding DAK2 domain-containing protein, coding for MKELHAKDFYIAFKKAAETLIVKKDEINALNVFPVPDGDTGSNMSSGMLEACEWLDKTKNKNKMKDIMKNMRDGLLMGARGNSGVILSQIFRGFTETLEDKEVVTTKDFIEALKKAKEVAYHAVIKPVEGTMLTLIRKLAERAEEELSDIEDFEEFINRLYEISEEIVEETPKYLKKLREANVVDAGAKGLSYIIKGFRDAINGDTEVDLKNIESASAEEIKEIAYEEIKFQYCTECVLKLNDPDISKEELDKIRAFLEELGDSIVLVHQGDFLKTHVHTNHPGKVFEEFLLYGELYKVKVDNMKVQHEHVTETYTAENTTDNTEEQNEVFETNNENWGIITVSPGDGLTQIFKSLGVDMVIFGGQTMNPSVKDFMEAIEKLPQKKILILPNNPNIILTAEKVADMVEDKEVLVVKTKYIQEGVAAMLAFDDTMEKDELKEAIESEISAVVPIQVTYAVRDSEIAGESIKKDEYLVFVGKELKAHGFDLNEAVLKVLREKLAEGFEIMTIFYGQDIEQKTAELIANELMEEFSDLEVEIHNGGQPHYPLLISLE
- a CDS encoding type II secretion system protein GspD, which translates into the protein MKKLYIPFILFLMMYINLFSYKIIIDQVENTTIIKITNILTSLEMFNRENIYKCIFSDNIKFEDKTMEIYRGPVKKIHTYNNIIEFETIFPVNKGDIKINKLDNKNLEIIVKGFGEIGDKDYYFKKILIKDILEMVLDEVKLNRYYIDPVPEKYISLTLKKFYPEDIFRILIQKSGLKYFYIDENNILFSKLNIEKTAFPIIVRENNANTKKEEYIYSLIESNIPDFLGLIRFMGIKGIKVNENVYLIYATNEKTEQIKKINHAIEVIYPEKNGEIHLKKVEKNGENSAKMQKSDEIYKVDIIKSNYDLRKLEAFFDVEISQIATTLYLVKGEKIEKLKEILKKIENININYNNKKSNNINNKNNIKIEIIESKLDLLPFNKIFKDTIIQKIEKNYIIRGKEEDIGIIKDYIEKFENEEEISDESDEATDVKADISLLKQGIINKNKEKNETISLYKIIEKFAKEKNYSLINNDDLKAISVYNYNVDYSNKKNIEYLLNEYNYILEDKEGILIIKSKIPEVISIEISIIDSSILEETIRKIENRFNSKDIVASLNNGIITPQLYAEIIEAVFDVKNINSKSNSQLLSKPKIIVKSGSKAMFKSVYRVPIVNESSIQYIESGLFLEIEPRYNKYQDLIDLDLSLKVSEPEKSSISKYNAETSRELKTKMLIKNGYVGVIGGLKLLKKEKLNTGVPFLKDIPFLGELFKTTEERNREYNLTLFIWPKLTGYGGE
- a CDS encoding glycine--tRNA ligase subunit alpha translates to MYIQDLILKLDKFWSEYGCVIEQPYDMEMGAGTYHPSTFFRTLGEKPFNVAFVQPSRRPTDGRYGENPNRMQRFHQYQVILKPSPKESQEIYIESLKAIGINPDEHDIRFVEDNWESPTLGAWGVGWEVWLDGMEITQFTYFQQMGGVSLKPISLEITYGIERLAMYLQGKENVYETMWNKYVKYGEMFKENERQFSIFNFEKANIEVLYNLFETYKNEFEYLIENKLYLPAYDYLVKAAHAFNLLDARNAISVNERQKYILLIRDMARKTAQTYLEAIGGENDE